From the Hyphomicrobium sp. ghe19 genome, one window contains:
- a CDS encoding (2Fe-2S)-binding protein, translated as MSSITINGEAHEFSGDPNMPLLWYVRDMLNLTGTKFGCGAGVCGACTVHLDGVAVRSCQTTLGEAAGKSVTTIEGLSPDGEHAVQQAWRKVSVPQCGFCQAGQIMQAASLLAKNRAPSDAEIVEAMAGNICRCGCYQRIHEAVRLAAGGV; from the coding sequence ATGTCATCCATCACAATAAACGGCGAAGCTCACGAGTTTAGCGGCGATCCCAACATGCCGCTGCTCTGGTATGTCCGCGACATGCTCAATCTGACGGGCACGAAATTCGGATGCGGCGCCGGCGTCTGCGGCGCATGCACGGTTCATCTCGATGGCGTTGCTGTCCGCTCGTGCCAGACGACGCTCGGCGAAGCGGCCGGCAAATCTGTCACGACGATCGAGGGCTTGAGCCCTGACGGGGAGCACGCCGTCCAGCAGGCTTGGCGGAAAGTCAGCGTCCCGCAGTGCGGCTTCTGCCAGGCAGGCCAGATCATGCAGGCAGCTTCGTTGCTCGCCAAAAATCGCGCGCCCTCTGACGCCGAAATCGTCGAGGCCATGGCGGGGAACATCTGCCGGTGCGGATGCTATCAGCGCATTCACGAAGCCGTTCGTCTTGCTGCGGGAGGGGTCTGA
- a CDS encoding L-lactate permease, translating into MWSQIYDPFANMALSAVVAIIPVVVLLGSIGLFEVRAHVAALLGLGAALLVAILAYGMPAKMAGMAAVYGAAFGLLPIGWIILNVIFLYRLASEKGEFDVLQKSIGAISNDRRLQLLFVAFSFGAFFEGAAGFGTPVAVTAAMLIGLGFPPLAASGLSLIANTAPVAFGALGTPLVALAAVTGLDLYELSATVGRQLAPFAIIVPFWLIWAFVGFRKMIEVWPPILVAGVSFAIPQYLVSNFHGPWLVNVVASLVSMAALALFLRVWSPAVPMTKIPNAPVPEKATAPVAVSHSLAVMRRAWTPWLILAAFVFLWGTPQVRAALDGLWIQKIPVMGLHELVQKMPPVVQSPHAEAAIFNLNILSATGTGILISAIISGIFLGYNLGQLVRMYAKTIYVVRYSLLTISCMMAIGFITRYSGSDATLGLMLAHTGWAYPFFGTLIGWLGVALTGSDTSSNVLFGGLQRITAEQLGINPVLMAAANSAGGVMGKMIDAQSIVVASTATKWYGHEGSILRFVFFHSLALATLVGLLVMAQVYLWPFTLLAP; encoded by the coding sequence ATGTGGTCGCAAATATATGACCCTTTTGCCAATATGGCGTTGTCCGCAGTCGTGGCGATCATTCCAGTGGTCGTCCTGCTCGGAAGTATCGGGCTCTTCGAAGTGCGCGCGCACGTCGCCGCTCTACTTGGTCTTGGCGCGGCCCTGCTGGTCGCTATCCTCGCCTATGGAATGCCCGCGAAAATGGCTGGCATGGCCGCTGTCTATGGCGCGGCTTTCGGCCTTCTGCCGATCGGCTGGATTATCCTAAATGTTATTTTTCTTTATCGCCTCGCGAGCGAAAAAGGCGAGTTCGATGTCCTGCAAAAATCGATCGGCGCAATAAGCAACGATCGCCGGCTGCAACTTCTGTTCGTCGCGTTTTCATTCGGCGCGTTCTTCGAAGGCGCCGCCGGCTTTGGAACGCCCGTTGCGGTGACGGCCGCGATGCTGATCGGCTTGGGCTTTCCGCCGCTCGCCGCGTCGGGCCTGTCGCTGATCGCCAATACCGCACCCGTCGCATTCGGCGCGCTCGGAACGCCGCTCGTGGCGCTGGCAGCCGTCACGGGACTCGATCTCTACGAATTGAGCGCCACCGTTGGCCGCCAGCTCGCGCCCTTTGCGATCATCGTTCCGTTCTGGTTGATCTGGGCCTTCGTCGGTTTTCGCAAAATGATCGAAGTCTGGCCCCCGATCCTCGTCGCAGGCGTTTCCTTCGCGATACCGCAGTATCTCGTATCGAATTTTCACGGGCCCTGGCTGGTCAACGTCGTAGCCTCGCTCGTTTCGATGGCGGCCCTCGCGCTATTTTTGCGGGTCTGGAGCCCGGCCGTTCCGATGACGAAGATTCCGAATGCGCCGGTTCCGGAAAAAGCGACAGCGCCGGTGGCCGTCTCTCATTCGCTCGCCGTCATGCGGCGCGCATGGACGCCGTGGCTCATTCTCGCGGCCTTCGTCTTTCTTTGGGGAACGCCGCAAGTCCGCGCCGCGCTCGATGGACTTTGGATACAGAAGATTCCGGTCATGGGTCTGCATGAACTCGTGCAGAAAATGCCGCCCGTCGTTCAATCGCCGCACGCCGAAGCCGCGATCTTCAACCTCAACATCTTGTCCGCCACGGGAACGGGTATTCTGATTTCGGCGATCATCTCCGGCATCTTCCTGGGATACAATCTCGGCCAACTTGTGCGGATGTACGCGAAGACCATCTACGTGGTCCGCTACTCGCTTCTGACGATCTCCTGCATGATGGCGATCGGCTTCATCACGCGTTACTCCGGCAGCGACGCAACGCTCGGGCTGATGCTCGCCCACACAGGATGGGCGTATCCGTTCTTCGGCACGCTCATCGGCTGGCTCGGTGTGGCGCTGACAGGGTCGGACACATCGTCGAACGTATTGTTCGGCGGCCTGCAGCGGATCACGGCTGAACAGCTCGGCATCAATCCGGTCCTTATGGCAGCGGCAAATAGCGCGGGCGGCGTCATGGGCAAGATGATTGATGCGCAATCTATTGTAGTCGCCTCGACGGCTACCAAATGGTACGGGCACGAAGGATCGATACTTCGCTTTGTGTTTTTCCATTCACTCGCGCTTGCGACGCTCGTCGGACTGCTTGTCATGGCGCAGGTTTACCTCTGGCCATTCACGCTTCTCGCGCCGTGA